In Pseudomonadota bacterium, the sequence ATCCCTGGAATTACTCCCGCAGCAAAAAGGGCAGGTATAGAGGTGCTTGTAATAACCCCATATATAATGAATGCGATGCTCGGGGGTATCACAATCGCAAGAGAACCTGTAGCCGCTATAAGGGCTGATGTGTAACCTTTATCATAAGTCATCGCAACCATGGCAGGATATAAAATAACACCGAGGGCAGCAGTATCTGCCGGACCTGACCCGGAAATCCCCGCAAATATCACCCCCACAATTATAGTTACAATGGCAAGACCCCCCGGGAATGGGACCCACCAAGAGGCTCACCAGGCGAATAAGCCTTTTGGATATTCCACACCGATCCAGGATAAGACCCGCGAGGATAAAGAATGGAAGTGCAAGAAGCTGGAACTTGGCAACATTCGCATAGAAATTGGGAGCAAGAACCTGTATCCCCAGATTGTATTTCCAGATAAGAAGAACAGAGGTAAAACCGAGGGAAGTTGCAACAGGAACCCCGAGAACAAGAAGAATAAGAAAAACCACAAAAAATATGATCACCGACTCCACTGTTATCCCCCTGCCTTAAGCCTTTTCCAGGCTGCTTCTATCACACGAAATATCACTAAGATTCCGCCAACCGGTATGGCAAGGGTGTAGAACCAATGTGGTATGCTAAGGGCCTCTGAGGTAATCTTGAGTACAAATTCGTCCCTGATCTGGAACAGGCTAAACCAGATGAGAATACAAACGGTTATGATTGTCAAGATTGAAGCGAGGGGGGACAGGATATTTCTCCCCAGATTCGGAAAACGAAGTTCGAGCAAGTTAAACCCTAAATGAATTCCCCTCCTGAAACCTGCAGCAGCACCGAGCATGGTTAGCCATACAAGACAGGCTACTTCTATTTCCTCTGTGGAGGCAAAAGAATACTGGATGAAATAGCGGGTGACTACATTTACAAAAGCGAAAACAGACATGATAACGAGAAGTACAACGCCCGCTATTTCTTCCAGATTTTCGTATACCTTTCTCAGCATTTTACTGATAAATGTTTTCGGTCTTACCTTTTCTTCGTACTCTGCTTAATCTCTTTCTCTGCTATCTTCACAAGTTCAATCCCTATTTCTTTGGCCCATTTGTCATAGACGGCCTTTGTCTTATCCTTGAAGGTTTTGGTTTGTGCTGGTGTAAGTACTGTTACTTCCATGCCCTGTTTTTTTAGGTTATCCAGAGAAGGCATATTACCTTCGAGGCCTTCCCTCGCACCCTTTTTCTGCCAGGCTGCAACCTCCAGTGCTGCCTTCGCAATTGCCTCTTTATCCTTAGGCGTGAAGGTGTCCCAGACCACCTTACTGACACCGAGGATGATAGGGTCTATCGCATATTTCCACACTGTCATATATTTATGAACCTGCCAGAGCTTATTTGGTATAACTACGGAAACAACAGGGTTTTCCTGACCATCAACTGTGCCCTGCTGGAATGCTGACAGGGCTTCGCCCCAGTTCATGGATACAGGGTTGGCACCCATTGCCTTAAATGTGTCGATGAAAATTGGTGAACCTACAACCCTCACCTTCAGGCCATCAAGGTCTTCTGGTTTTTTCACTGC encodes:
- a CDS encoding TRAP transporter large permease subunit, coding for MESVIIFFVVFLILLVLGVPVATSLGFTSVLLIWKYNLGIQVLAPNFYANVAKFQLLALPFFILAGLILDRCGISKRLIRLVSLLVGPIPGGSCHCNYNCGGDICGDFRVRSGRYCCPRCYFISCHGCDDL
- a CDS encoding TRAP transporter small permease, with the protein product MLRKVYENLEEIAGVVLLVIMSVFAFVNVVTRYFIQYSFASTEEIEVACLVWLTMLGAAAGFRRGIHLGFNLLELRFPNLGRNILSPLASILTIITVCILIWFSLFQIRDEFVLKITSEALSIPHWFYTLAIPVGGILVIFRVIEAAWKRLKAGG
- a CDS encoding DctP family TRAP transporter solute-binding subunit translates to MEKKGFLLFIVFVLLLGFVSIGFSADYKPEYKMSIVVGPTGPWGESAARFAEAVKKATDGRINIKPYYSGQLFAGKQTNEFLLMKQGVIDFAVGSTINWSTTVKELNLFSLPFFFPDYKALDAVENGEVGKRIFKIIEEKGVVGLGWEENGYRELTNNKRAVKKPEDLDGLKVRVVGSPIFIDTFKAMGANPVSMNWGEALSAFQQGTVDGQENPVVSVVIPNKLWQVHKYMTVWKYAIDPIILGVSKVVWDTFTPKDKEAIAKAALEVAAWQKKGAREGLEGNMPSLDNLKKQGMEVTVLTPAQTKTFKDKTKAVYDKWAKEIGIELVKIAEKEIKQSTKKR